In the Hevea brasiliensis isolate MT/VB/25A 57/8 chromosome 8, ASM3005281v1, whole genome shotgun sequence genome, tttattaattttattcttaaatATAACTTCAAATACTCAtatatttacataattaaataaGATAATAGTGTTTGATATAAATGAATTCTATGaaattttatagaatttatttataaatttaaaattttaatgctTGTTTTAAATGAAAATCTATTTGGAATTCTTAGTACTCAATtatattgaatttattataattgaatcaaaattttattaaaattgatagaatttgtaaatgaattctaAACTTAAATTTGTGTATATTTTAAGTGACAAAATTATTCTCTTATtatttatcatttaattttattttatttattccaaatataaaattcattccatttgagatgaattctatatttaatataaaatatattaaacaaagaattcatttgtaaatgaattctatcatgaaatttatttacaaaatgaaataaattttaccaTAAAATTAAACCAAACAAGCACtaaaagataacaaaaataaaattttttatgtcaattatcaattttagtaaaaaattttacttatatCATTTTAGTCATAAACCTTTTCTaatgttttcaattttaataataaatttaattaaaaacaattaactcattaattaattagtaaaaataattcaatttttttattattaattttagctgctccttttaattttattaacatgttcaataattttaatatttttattaattttaacaaacttcACGGTGATAAAAAATAATAGACAAATAATATATctagaatttttaaatttttccctctttctttttcttataCTCTTAATTCACATCTATCCtatcattttatttcaaatttaataaaaaaaataaaatatttaaaaaaagtatgaacaaataataaaatcaaaataaatataattacaatttttaaaacaatagataaattaattaaaataatattttatatcaatttgacaataactattaaaattaatataaaaataaaaaaattggctTATATTAATAAtgtatgtaaatatttaaattgtttttctcAATTAAGTAATCTAATTaggcaaatttttaaatttgaaactAATATCAAAATTTGaggttaaattgataaaattaaagaaatgtaaaaaagttttgatttttttagtcatttgccattaaataataatatcaatataaatagataaatatttaaaataaataaacatttaaatttgatcatgttttttaattatattttaatataacattaaaatttatttttattttaaacaattaattatcttaataaagactaaataatttttatgaatagtatttttttaatttttaatatatttataaattttaatattttattaatgtaaaaaataaaattaatttgaaaataaaactaattaattaaaaaaattctaagcatctttttaattttatttaaattttagttgattttattaaaattatgaaattagtGTTAGTTTCATTCAATTTACTGAAATTAATTTAGTTTTATTATATTTACCTAAATTagtcaaaattaaaatataattataataatttcgtTAAAGTGTTGAACACaaattattctttaatttattatattaaataataatttaaaaatataaaattatttatttttattcttattgaaaatgaaataaataaaatttgtttatatataaaaataaattttaagtttgaataaatttatatttttatcaatataagtaattaaaaaatatatataaatttacaccaataatatagttcatttacttgaatttattaaaaattcaaatttttaattttaatatatagttaatgataaatttttttaattaaatatatatacatatatttacttgttaatttgattaaaataaattaaataatttttaataaattaataatacttatatgattattatattaaaaattataatatattttttagtataaagtagaattataattgaaataatattaaaattttaatttctattaattattataatattaaaaaataaaattattaggtaTTTAGTGATAAATATTTTTTCACTAAAAGCTATTAAAAACAATATAGAATAAtatagaattaaaattttaaaaaatttatcaataaattttttatCGTTAAAAGATTAGCAACAATACTTTTTAGAGGACActgattataaaaattatttactatgtatatttttattgctaattaatataaataataaatttatatggaTCAGTACGTTATGcatgataaattatatatatgttactataaatatatttttttatatttttaaaaataatagataaataaataatatttttaatttttaatatttttattaattttttattttagttagttATACCTTAcaaaattgtatatttaattaaaattaaaaataaataaattaaaaattttaaatttaaagaaattttaatttttaataataattaaaaaaatttaaaatataatatgagTGGGGCCTACAGCTTCTATTTATTTGTTTTTTCCTTAAGAGGATCGGATATCCGTTATTGCACGCGGGTTCTGATCACCTTCTCTCATCCTTCTTCCTTCTCCACTAAGGATTctacaaattttaaaatatataatcatTAGAAAATCACAAATTTCAAAGTATTTTAAGAGCTGAATTTGTCCTCATCCATAAACGGACGTAACAAATTATTCACtcaatccttttttttttattttaaaatttcctaaaaatatatttactttctttaaaaaagaattttttttatatatttttaatatatagtaTGTTATTATCCAACAATAAGCAACAAACGGCCTCGTTTTAGATTATTCCAGGCTGTCGATTCAGAGTTGGAAAACAAACGGAGTTTTCTGGGACGCGTGTTTGCCAAAATTAGTTAAATATTAAaacctcaataattatttttttaaaaggaaATAGTTGCTGCCACGTCATGCGCATCCAACCGATTGCTGACATGTCACCATCAAAATgtaaaattgaataaataaataatcaaataatatatatattcttGGAAAATTTTCACCTAAACCTTCATAGGTTACAACTCCCTTAGTCCTTCGTTGTCTCTGTAAAAACCAGTCTTTCCttttttttacttataaaaaTACTCACTACCAAACCTCTCCTTGTCATCATTTCTCAAAGTCTTCGCATACAAGGGAAGGCAGCATAATTAGATCTCTTGTCTACCAAAACCCCTCTCccatcttcttcttttccttgttcttgttcttcttcatcacCAGAAgccaaaaaaacaaaagaaaatgagCTATTACAACCAGCAACAGCCTCCTGTCGGTGTCCCACCTCCTCAAGGTAAagccactttcaattctttcttcttcttgcatTAAAGATTTTGGGTCTCTTGTTTCACTAGTTTTAGTtgattctttttctttattttccaaTTTTTTGTGGtgttcttgttcttaagttgttaGGAAGTTGagggttttgttttgtttttgttAGTGTTGGATTACTTGATGGGATCAATTAGATCTGATGTTATTATTGATGAGGTTTTGGTTCTAATTTCCGTATATGAATTGATTTCTTGATATAGGTTATCCACCAGAAGGGTATCCCAAAGATGCTTATCCTCCACCGGCATATCCTCCACAGGGATATCCACCACCGGGATATGGTCCTCCTCCTCCTGCTTATGCCCCACAGTACGCCCAGCCGCCCCCTAAACAGAGTAGCGGCCCTGGCTGTTTGGAAGGCTGGTATGCGCCccccctcctctctctctctctctctctctctctctctcttccaagTTTATATGATACAGATTTGCGATAAGCAGCCTGTGTTGGATCAACTCAACCAACTCCCTTAACCTAAGAATAAATTCAAcgaaccttttttttttaatatatatatatatattagcaaATTGATGTGAGAAGCACGGAACGTTTCATGAGATGTCCGTGTCGATTGACGGTTGGCTACGAAAGCGGGAGTGGTTTGGATCAAGTTAATTACCTAGATTGCCCTCTATATTTTTGGGTAATTGAGGAGGGGTGTTTTGGTAATTAGGACATTGTTATGATGAGGTCATTTTTGTCTCAAAACTAGTTGGTAGCAAAAGCAAATTTGTAGACAACAAGGGTCTCTAGCATTGAATGCATTTTATATCAGGGTTGAATGCATGGAAAATCTAATGGTGAAAATCAGAGTGTAAAGTTACGTGCATGTATAACACGACGTCGtttttgtataaaaaaaaaaagaaattaaaacccAGTTGACTCTTATGAACCGTGATCAGGTTGATTTCTTTAAGTTCGATGAGTATGACCaaattttatcattttttatttttaaagataATTCCAATTGATTATAGGCCCCATTTTTTTACTTTCAGATTAAATCGATCGGGTCGGTTTAGGTTTCAAAACTATGGTCTTAACTTAATAGGTTAGATATGTTAAGCGGTAAAGTGTATCCTTTCCTTCCAAGCAAGGCAATCacagtttgagtttgtctttagGCTGTTTAAGCAAACGCCAACCTGTATATTCTTTCAACTTTTGAGTTGGAAACCCACTCCCcccaacccaaaaaaaaaaaaaaagatttttttatatattgaatTAGTGGGTGATAATATGTTTTGATTTCTTTGTCTAATTATGATGTTGACGTGTGCAGTTTGGCTGCTCTGTGCTGTTGCTGCCTGCTAGACGCATGCTTCTGATAAGGATGAGAGAGCTCAATTTGGAGTTGTGATTCGACGAAAGTGTGATTTCAACTGAGACTTTATTAGTTTCTATTAAATGATCTTTTGTTATTCTTGCTTTTCATTATCATTTTTTAGTGGAAGTACAAATACATATGGTTTCTTTCTTTctcctgctgctgctgctgctgttaataataataattcaagaTTAAGCTATTGATTACTTGTGATTGGGGTTGGTGTTAGGTATCTTTTAAGGATTTGGTTGGACAGAAAGGCATATTTGCTTTTCGGTTACAAACATTTGGTTTATATACAGGTCAGGAATTTGCTATGGATAGAATGAGAATTCTTGATTTATATTTATACAATTCAACTAtattttaactaataaaatattgttttatattttaAGTAAAACTAATAGAGAGAGACTGACTCCCTTCAATTGTGCCAGTTGGCTTTCTTCTCCCCGTCAATTAATAGAACAAAAAATAGAAAACTAAtctaagcaaaaaaaaaaaaaattgttttttaattattaattgggTTGCCGAGGGGGGAGGTTGGGGGATCGGCGCGCTCATGGTGTAGTTAGTCCTGCTTGTTAATAGGCCGTGGAGTCTTCTGGGACTTTTCATTCAATGAGATTCATAGCCTACTGGAAAATGGGCAAGCtttatttctaataaattattttttttttgcgtAAATAAAATAAAGCCACTTGCGCTAGTGATCAACGGTCTGCTTATGAATTTGGAGGTGTGCATGATTTTTGTAATTCTCATATTAAATTGAAGAATCGTTAATATATCAATCCAAAATTTACTgaatcaaatttattttattattttaatttattttctaattattcaataaaaattatacggaattgattaattaaatttgtatttattatgatttttaaatatattacttttaatataattatattaattatatgcaATTaagattataatatatattataattatgaattatatataatctaatattatcttttatatttttttaaataattttaattataaatatactaaaTTATTGTGTAGTTCTTAATTAtaagtatataaatatattaactaaTTAGTAATTACTctgtataattaataattaattttaaaacttatatgataattaagtataatttttttatgataagTAATTATTTCGAATTGAAACTGAATTAGATTaaaccaaaaccaaaatattaaaaatgaatcaaattaaaatcaaaacaTAAATCCCATATTTTGAAattagaattttataaaaatttaattttattaatttctctTTGGTTAATTCTCAtctttgaaataaaaaaatatatttttttaattttaaatttttgtggATGATATTTTTTATAAGTCATAAGTTTAagttaacttatttatttatgatattttttaaGGGGTAAATATCACATACAATCACTTAAAAGTGTTTTCACAaaaattactaaattttaatttatttcataaaactCATCAAATTTTAATATGATTTCATAAAATTCACTATAATGATCATGTTAATTACTGAATTGTCTAGATGTGTTTTAtgtatcttatttttatttttttttagaaatcaATAAAGtaagatattttattttataaaatattttattttattgatttctaaaaataaaagaaaataagataCATAAAACACATCTAACTACCCTTTACCGTCAAACCCCTTCTCTTTCTTTGTTTCTTCTCTGTAAGCAACTACTAgttaagtaattttatttattaaataattgacaAATTGGTATGTTGACATGAAAATCTTTGTTTTCCGATTATAGtaacttttataaaattaaattaaaattaagtgagCTTTATGAAAATATTCATAAAGTTGAGTGATCGCGTATAATAATTACTCTATTTTTAgaatttataagttataattataaaaaaaaaggggaaaaagatAAGAGGAACTTTACAATTTTtgtatttataagttaatttgacaAAGTGTTTTACTGTattgttcttttttaattttataatttcactatatatttttattatattttattatcatattagtgttaaaaaattaaatttcctgtaataatttaaataaattattacattaattttaataaatttaaaaattattttttattaattttaatagaaTATTAATCtacaaaatatatatttatttaatattaaattatattagaatatgattgaaatttattttaatagtattataataaaatattgagttgatattttatttaaaaaaattgataaatttttaattatttttataataaatatgttTATAAGCCACTTTTTTATCAAACGCGTTAACCAtttattaattacttataaatactttaattaaatacgtatttacttaaaattttaaatatttagaagcacaataatttttataagttaaactaaacacatttaattattgtaattttattgttttaaatttaattatttaatctccttatctaattttatataattttttgtttaaatattgattaaaagtcgtcaagttatatatatatatatatatatatatatatatatatatatatatatataaagttgaaAGTCTTTCCATAATATTGTCATGCGGGTTCTCTTTCATAGTTATTTTCAAGAGTTTGTCAAGTGATTTTATCTTGCATAGCATTGTCATGTAGCATACTTTATCATAtacaaattatatattatttaataattatatattaatactacaataagtaattattattattataaaataatttataatatattatattaatatatattaattacctgtatttatatttatattatatataaataaattataattatttatattatgaaatctttaaaaattttgagagataaaaataaaattataaattaatattattaatagtcACATGTATTTACACGGATAATTACTATATGTATATTAAGACTCATAAAGTATTAGCCACAATTTGATAAGTGTTTTCATTATTTATTGACACGTGACATATTTgatacaattaaaaaaataataatttaattttaatttaataatattaaaattaatttaaaattttcactaTTAATCTAAATATAATCATCTCCGGCTATAAAATTTTatcatttgtaaattaaataactTTAGAGGAGACTAACAAACCTTACCATATAATTTGTACTTACATTAGTTACATAatagagaaaattaaaaaataataattttatttaaaagtaTTGATTAATCTCAATGATAGGATAATCTAAATGTAATCATGTGTAACCATAAAATTATGCCATTTGTAAATCAAATACCTTTAGATAATGCTAACAAATCTTATcacataatttatatttatagaagagtatatatatataatgaatagtaataattttctctttttgtaTTTGGGGTCTAATTATATGAGCAATTTCTTGAAAATTTACTATTGAAAAGAAAAGTAATGACAATTTTTATATATCCCAAATTCAATGgttcaattgtaacacccctatttgtatagcctggtatattttactgtttcgatgaccagtatCGATctagataattaaggagattagaaccacacttaagacaattagagaagccataaacatcaataattagtaattgtcaattgattaagtataaataagaagaacagaacataagaagttaaacaagtcgagagtcacaacgatgggtgaccttctcgggaaggactgcgaagttattttaaactcaaatttcgaaccataaaatgtgacactgcagtccttaggaccattataaacacagtgaaaaagagaaaatcacaaaaaaaaactgttaagtcagtcaaataattagatcagggagccgaaagaaatattagattatttgcaaaccgggatgaaccggcgaggggcaatttggtcaattgacctcgagagctgactcctgacctaactgtcaaataaaatcggagaaaagaaaattttggaatcgagaattaaattaaagaactaatagaaaaataaatagaaaaaaaaggaaatgaaaaagttaaaaaggtgatgacatcatgcatgactgtaacaccctcactgtagcaattacgtacattctactgtttcggtgactggtgtcggtccggacagttagaacgtttggaaaaataattagactagagtgaggagtcataaataactcaaatattaataagaaaaatttagaaaaaattttagaaataaaatacaaccaagttaaatgagccggtgccctagcgatgggtaacctagtgggaagttgcggttctcgcaactaggagccctagactagggagaaaattcataaaataatttttga is a window encoding:
- the LOC110646986 gene encoding cysteine-rich and transmembrane domain-containing protein WIH2, which encodes MSYYNQQQPPVGVPPPQGYPPEGYPKDAYPPPAYPPQGYPPPGYGPPPPAYAPQYAQPPPKQSSGPGCLEGCLAALCCCCLLDACF